In a single window of the Pseudomonas sp. B21-015 genome:
- a CDS encoding methyltransferase, translating into MIAPLDLQQALSELLGDAQLVACELPGTALKLWLIDGDNMDRAFSPEETRRILHEPPYWSFCWASGLAVARYLADHPHWVEGKRVLDFGAGSGVAAIAAVKAGALEVVACDLDPLAIAACRANAELNDVQLSYSTDFFAEADRFDLILVADVLYDRENLPLLDEFLSRGREALVADSRVRDFRHPLYRRIEMLEAMTLPDLAEPEEFRHVSLYHATRA; encoded by the coding sequence ATGATTGCACCGCTCGACCTGCAACAGGCATTGAGTGAACTGCTCGGTGATGCACAGCTTGTAGCCTGTGAGTTACCGGGCACCGCGCTGAAACTCTGGCTGATCGACGGCGACAACATGGACCGCGCCTTCAGCCCCGAAGAAACCCGGCGGATTCTCCACGAGCCGCCGTACTGGAGTTTCTGCTGGGCCAGTGGGCTGGCCGTGGCGCGCTATCTCGCCGATCACCCGCACTGGGTCGAGGGCAAACGGGTGCTGGATTTCGGCGCCGGTTCCGGGGTGGCCGCGATTGCGGCGGTGAAAGCCGGGGCGCTGGAAGTGGTGGCCTGCGACCTGGACCCGCTGGCGATTGCTGCATGTCGGGCGAATGCTGAACTCAATGATGTGCAGCTCAGCTACTCGACGGACTTTTTCGCCGAAGCGGATCGGTTTGATCTGATTCTGGTGGCCGATGTGTTGTACGACCGGGAAAATCTGCCATTACTCGACGAGTTTCTCAGCCGTGGCCGGGAAGCGTTGGTGGCGGATTCACGGGTGCGGGATTTTCGCCATCCGCTGTATCGGCGCATCGAGATGCTGGAGGCGATGACCTTGCCGGACCTGGCCGAGCCCGAAGAGTTTCGGCATGTGAGCCTCTACCATGCCACCCGAGCTTGA
- a CDS encoding YbaY family lipoprotein: MSLRPLILLSLFSLLVACGSDAPKPQPPTPGPAPQQAQKKAKASAELGPLPAYQREISGTLLGVPADAEVELALLVIDDKDRPQQLLASANLIGTHQVLPFRLRFSPESFPVGARVELRGRASQSGQLILHLPAQMITQPTTQALGQLQFVKAP; this comes from the coding sequence ATGTCTTTACGCCCCCTCATTTTGCTCAGTCTTTTCAGCCTGTTGGTGGCCTGTGGCAGTGATGCGCCCAAGCCCCAGCCACCGACTCCAGGCCCGGCGCCACAACAGGCGCAGAAGAAAGCCAAGGCGTCTGCCGAGCTCGGTCCGCTGCCGGCTTACCAACGTGAAATCAGCGGCACGCTGTTGGGCGTGCCGGCCGATGCCGAAGTCGAACTGGCGCTGCTGGTGATCGACGACAAGGATCGCCCGCAACAATTGCTCGCCAGTGCCAACCTGATCGGCACCCATCAGGTGTTGCCGTTTCGTCTGCGTTTCAGCCCTGAATCCTTCCCGGTTGGCGCTCGCGTTGAACTGCGCGGGCGCGCCAGCCAGTCCGGGCAGTTGATTCTGCATCTGCCGGCGCAAATGATCACACAGCCAACCACCCAGGCATTGGGTCAGCTGCAATTCGTCAAAGCACCATGA
- the nrdR gene encoding transcriptional regulator NrdR, translating to MHCPFCGANDTKVIDSRLVAEGEQVRRRRECLACGERFTTFETAELVLPRLIKTDGSRQPFDEEKLRAGMQRALEKRPVSVERLESSLVHIKHKLRATGEREVKSLVVGELVMAELKKLDEVAYIRFASVYRRFQDLNEFREEIDRLAREPVKE from the coding sequence ATGCACTGTCCCTTCTGCGGTGCCAACGACACCAAGGTCATCGACTCGCGTCTGGTCGCCGAGGGCGAACAGGTGCGCCGCCGGCGTGAATGCCTGGCCTGCGGCGAACGTTTCACGACGTTCGAAACCGCTGAACTGGTGTTGCCGCGCCTGATCAAAACCGACGGCAGTCGCCAGCCGTTCGATGAAGAAAAACTGCGCGCCGGCATGCAGCGGGCGCTGGAGAAGCGCCCGGTAAGTGTCGAGCGCCTCGAATCGTCGCTGGTGCACATCAAACACAAGCTGCGCGCCACCGGTGAGCGTGAGGTCAAATCCCTCGTGGTCGGCGAACTGGTGATGGCCGAGCTGAAGAAGCTTGATGAAGTCGCCTATATCCGCTTCGCTTCGGTGTATCGACGCTTCCAGGACCTCAACGAGTTCCGTGAAGAGATCGATCGCCTCGCCCGTGAGCCGGTGAAAGAATGA
- the ribD gene encoding bifunctional diaminohydroxyphosphoribosylaminopyrimidine deaminase/5-amino-6-(5-phosphoribosylamino)uracil reductase RibD, translating into MTTSPEQAILDIHYMARALELARKGHYTTHPNPRVGCVVVRDGQIVGEGWHVRTGEPHAEVHALRAAGDKARGATAYVTLEPCSHHGRTPPCAEALVNAGVARVVAAMQDPNPEVAGRGLQRLAQAGIATESGVLESEARKLNEGFLKRMEHGLPFVRVKLAMSLDGRTAMESGESQWITGTAARSAVQRLRAQASVVLTGADTVLADNARLTVRADELGLDPEQTALAMSRPPLRVLIDGRLRVPLDAPFFKAGPALVATCMAIEEQYANGPECLIVAGNDGQVDLRKLLVELAARGVNEVLVEAGPRLAGAFAQQGLVDEFQIFIAGKFLGSTARPLLDWPLAQMKEAPELKITEIRAVGDDWRVTAIPVPSASV; encoded by the coding sequence ATGACCACCTCCCCGGAACAAGCCATCCTCGACATCCATTACATGGCCCGCGCCCTGGAACTGGCGCGCAAAGGTCATTACACGACGCACCCCAACCCCCGGGTTGGCTGCGTGGTGGTGCGTGACGGGCAGATTGTCGGCGAAGGCTGGCATGTGCGCACCGGCGAGCCCCATGCCGAAGTCCACGCCTTGCGTGCCGCGGGCGACAAGGCGCGGGGCGCCACGGCTTACGTGACCCTCGAACCTTGCAGCCACCACGGCCGTACGCCGCCCTGTGCCGAAGCGCTGGTCAATGCCGGTGTGGCGCGCGTCGTCGCGGCGATGCAGGACCCGAACCCGGAAGTCGCCGGTCGCGGCCTGCAACGTCTGGCCCAGGCCGGTATCGCCACCGAAAGCGGCGTGCTGGAAAGCGAGGCGCGCAAGCTTAATGAAGGCTTCCTCAAACGCATGGAACACGGCTTGCCATTCGTGCGGGTCAAATTGGCCATGAGCCTCGACGGTCGCACGGCCATGGAAAGCGGCGAGAGCCAGTGGATCACAGGTACGGCGGCGCGTTCGGCGGTACAACGCCTGCGCGCCCAGGCCAGCGTGGTGCTGACCGGCGCCGACACGGTGCTCGCGGACAATGCCCGCTTGACCGTGCGAGCCGATGAATTGGGCCTGGATCCCGAACAAACAGCCTTGGCCATGAGCCGTCCGCCGCTTCGCGTGCTGATCGACGGTCGTCTGCGGGTGCCGCTGGATGCGCCGTTCTTCAAGGCCGGCCCTGCGTTGGTCGCCACGTGTATGGCAATCGAAGAGCAATACGCCAACGGTCCGGAATGCCTGATCGTGGCCGGCAACGATGGCCAGGTTGACCTGCGCAAGCTGTTGGTCGAGCTCGCGGCCCGTGGCGTCAACGAAGTGCTGGTCGAGGCCGGCCCGCGTCTGGCCGGGGCGTTCGCTCAGCAAGGGCTGGTGGATGAGTTCCAGATCTTCATCGCCGGCAAGTTTCTCGGCTCCACGGCGCGACCGTTGCTGGACTGGCCGCTGGCGCAAATGAAAGAGGCGCCCGAGCTCAAAATTACCGAAATCCGCGCGGTTGGCGATGACTGGCGAGTCACTGCCATCCCTGTGCCATCGGCGAGCGTATAA
- a CDS encoding riboflavin synthase: MFTGIIESIGSIRALTPKGGDVRVYVETGKLDLSDVKLGDSIAVNGVCLTAVELPGNGFAADVSRETLDCTAMNDLKSGSPVNLEKALTPTTRLGGHLVSGHVDGVGEVVSRTDNARAVEFRIRAPKDLAKYIAHKGSITVDGTSLTVNAVDGAEFLLTIIPHTLSETIMASYKPGRRVNLEVDLLARYLERLLLGDKAAEPSAGNITESFLAQNGYLKS, translated from the coding sequence ATGTTTACCGGCATCATCGAATCCATCGGCAGTATTCGTGCATTGACCCCAAAAGGCGGAGATGTGCGGGTTTACGTAGAAACCGGCAAGCTTGACCTGAGCGACGTCAAACTGGGCGACAGCATTGCCGTCAACGGCGTGTGCCTGACGGCGGTTGAACTGCCGGGCAATGGTTTTGCGGCGGACGTCAGTCGCGAAACCCTCGACTGCACCGCCATGAATGACCTTAAAAGCGGCAGCCCGGTCAACCTGGAAAAAGCCCTGACCCCGACCACCCGCCTGGGCGGGCATCTGGTCAGCGGTCACGTCGACGGTGTTGGCGAAGTGGTCTCGCGTACCGACAATGCCCGCGCCGTGGAATTTCGCATCCGCGCGCCGAAAGACCTGGCCAAGTACATCGCCCACAAGGGCTCGATCACCGTCGACGGCACCAGCCTGACGGTGAACGCGGTCGATGGCGCCGAATTCCTGCTGACGATCATTCCGCACACCCTGAGCGAAACCATCATGGCGTCTTACAAGCCAGGTCGCCGGGTGAACCTGGAAGTCGACTTGCTGGCCCGTTATCTGGAGCGCCTGCTGTTGGGCGACAAGGCCGCGGAGCCTTCTGCCGGTAACATCACCGAAAGCTTTCTGGCCCAAAACGGCTATCTCAAATCCTGA
- the ribBA gene encoding bifunctional 3,4-dihydroxy-2-butanone-4-phosphate synthase/GTP cyclohydrolase II, whose protein sequence is MALNSIEELVEDIRQGKMVILMDDEDRENEGDLIMAAECCKAEHINFMAKHARGLICMPMSRERCELLKLPLMAPRNGSGFGTKFTVSIEAAEGVTTGISAADRARTVQAAAAKDAKAEDIVSPGHIFPLMAQAGGTLARAGHTEAACDLARMAGFEPSGVICEVMNDDGTMSRRAELEAFAAEHNIKIGTIADLIHYRMIHERTVQRIAEQPLDSELGQFNLVTYRDSVEGDVHMALTLGTVCAEEPTLVRVHNMDPLRDLLMVKQPGRWSLRAAMAAVAEAGSGVVLLLGHPLDGDVLLAHIRETADHNAVKKPTTYSIVGAGSQILRDLGVRKMRLMSAPMKFNAISGFDLEVVEYVPSE, encoded by the coding sequence GTGGCGCTCAATAGCATCGAAGAACTGGTTGAAGACATCCGCCAAGGCAAGATGGTCATCCTCATGGATGACGAAGACCGCGAGAACGAAGGCGACCTGATCATGGCCGCCGAATGCTGCAAGGCTGAACACATCAACTTCATGGCCAAGCATGCCCGTGGCCTGATCTGCATGCCGATGAGTCGCGAGCGCTGCGAACTGCTCAAGCTGCCGTTGATGGCACCACGCAACGGTTCCGGCTTCGGCACCAAGTTCACCGTGTCCATCGAAGCCGCCGAAGGCGTCACCACCGGTATCTCCGCGGCTGACCGTGCGCGCACCGTGCAAGCCGCTGCCGCCAAAGACGCCAAGGCTGAAGACATCGTCAGCCCTGGCCACATCTTTCCGCTGATGGCCCAGGCCGGCGGTACCCTGGCCCGCGCCGGCCACACCGAAGCCGCCTGCGACCTGGCGCGCATGGCCGGCTTCGAGCCGAGCGGCGTGATCTGCGAAGTGATGAACGACGACGGCACCATGTCCCGTCGCGCCGAACTCGAAGCGTTTGCCGCCGAGCACAACATCAAGATCGGCACCATCGCCGACCTGATTCACTACCGGATGATCCACGAACGTACCGTTCAGCGGATTGCCGAGCAGCCGCTGGACAGCGAACTGGGCCAGTTCAACCTGGTGACCTATCGTGATTCGGTGGAAGGCGACGTGCACATGGCCCTGACCCTGGGCACCGTGTGCGCCGAAGAGCCGACCCTGGTCCGGGTGCACAACATGGACCCGCTGCGTGACCTGTTGATGGTCAAGCAACCGGGCCGCTGGAGCCTGCGCGCCGCCATGGCCGCGGTCGCCGAGGCTGGCAGCGGTGTGGTGCTGTTGCTGGGGCACCCGCTCGATGGCGACGTGTTGCTGGCACACATCCGCGAAACCGCCGACCACAATGCGGTGAAAAAACCGACCACCTACAGCATCGTTGGTGCCGGTTCGCAGATCCTTCGGGACCTGGGCGTGCGTAAAATGCGCCTGATGAGTGCACCGATGAAATTTAATGCGATATCCGGTTTCGATCTGGAAGTTGTAGAATACGTGCCCTCCGAATAA
- the ribE gene encoding 6,7-dimethyl-8-ribityllumazine synthase: protein MTLKTIEGTFIAPKGRYALVVGRFNSFVVESLVSGAVDALVRHGVSESDITIIRAPGAFEIPLVAQKVAQKGEFAAIIALGAVIRGGTPHFEYVAGECTKGLAQVSMEFGVPVAFGVLTVDSIEQAIERSGTKAGNKGAEAALSALEMVSLLAQLEAK, encoded by the coding sequence ATGACCCTGAAGACCATCGAAGGTACCTTCATCGCCCCTAAAGGCCGCTACGCTTTGGTAGTGGGCCGTTTCAACAGCTTCGTCGTTGAAAGCCTGGTCAGCGGTGCAGTTGATGCCCTGGTTCGCCATGGCGTGAGCGAAAGCGACATCACCATCATCCGTGCGCCTGGCGCCTTCGAAATCCCGCTGGTTGCGCAGAAAGTCGCTCAGAAGGGCGAGTTCGCGGCAATCATCGCCCTGGGCGCGGTCATTCGTGGCGGTACTCCGCACTTCGAATACGTGGCTGGCGAATGCACCAAGGGCCTGGCCCAGGTGTCCATGGAGTTCGGCGTACCGGTCGCTTTCGGCGTGCTGACCGTTGATTCCATCGAACAAGCCATCGAACGTTCCGGCACCAAGGCCGGCAACAAAGGCGCTGAAGCTGCCCTGTCCGCCCTGGAAATGGTCAGCCTGCTGGCGCAGTTGGAGGCCAAGTGA
- the nusB gene encoding transcription antitermination factor NusB translates to MISDDSDRFNPRDPKPADAGKPSKSVKRREARQLATQALYQWHMAKQSLNEIEAQFRVDNDFSDVDGAYFREILHGVPAQKDKIDAALKPCLDLTIEELDPVELAVLRLSTWELLERVDVPYRVVINEGIELAKVFGSTDGHKFVNGVLDKLAPRLREAEVKAFKR, encoded by the coding sequence GTGATTAGCGACGATAGCGATCGTTTCAACCCGCGCGATCCAAAGCCTGCGGATGCCGGCAAGCCATCGAAAAGCGTCAAGCGTCGCGAAGCCCGTCAGCTCGCGACTCAGGCACTGTACCAATGGCACATGGCCAAGCAATCGCTGAACGAGATCGAAGCGCAGTTCCGGGTCGATAACGATTTCAGTGATGTCGACGGCGCCTACTTTCGTGAAATCCTGCATGGGGTTCCAGCGCAGAAGGACAAGATCGACGCGGCTCTCAAGCCTTGCCTGGATCTGACCATCGAAGAGCTGGACCCTGTTGAGCTGGCGGTATTGCGCCTGTCCACCTGGGAACTGCTTGAGCGCGTCGACGTGCCGTACCGCGTTGTAATCAACGAAGGTATCGAACTGGCCAAGGTCTTCGGTTCCACCGACGGCCACAAGTTCGTCAACGGTGTGCTCGACAAGCTGGCCCCGCGTCTGCGTGAAGCTGAAGTGAAGGCATTCAAGCGCTGA
- the thiL gene encoding thiamine-phosphate kinase has product MGEFELIRNFFAAAPCAQGGEGVALGIGDDCALLAVPPGEQLAISTDTLVAGVHFADPCDPFLLGQRSLAVAVSDLAAMGAAPIAFTLALTLPTVTTDWLEAFARGLNLMAQNCGVALVGGDTTRGPLSLTMTVFGRVPVGLALTRSGAQPGDLLCVGGELGNGAGALPLVLGQRMADAAIAEPLRAHYWSPQPQLGLGMALRGRATAALDISDGLLADCGHIALASKVGVQVERNKLPLSKALLAFLGQSDAEQAALSGGDDYVLAFTLPPAELPSLLADGWPIHVLGQVIAGQGVTLLDADGHDITPPIRGYQHFRETP; this is encoded by the coding sequence ATGGGTGAGTTTGAGCTGATCCGCAATTTCTTCGCCGCCGCGCCCTGTGCGCAGGGCGGCGAAGGCGTTGCCCTCGGGATCGGTGACGACTGCGCCTTGCTGGCTGTTCCCCCCGGGGAGCAGTTGGCGATTTCCACCGATACGCTGGTGGCCGGTGTGCATTTCGCCGACCCTTGCGACCCGTTTCTGCTCGGTCAGCGCTCGCTGGCTGTGGCTGTCAGTGATCTGGCCGCCATGGGCGCCGCTCCCATTGCCTTTACCCTTGCCCTGACCTTGCCGACGGTGACCACCGATTGGCTGGAAGCCTTCGCCCGTGGTTTGAACCTCATGGCGCAAAATTGCGGTGTGGCGCTGGTGGGTGGCGATACCACTCGCGGGCCGTTGAGCCTGACCATGACCGTGTTCGGTCGGGTGCCGGTCGGTCTGGCGTTGACCCGCAGCGGCGCACAGCCGGGCGATTTGCTCTGCGTGGGGGGTGAGTTGGGTAACGGTGCGGGCGCATTGCCGCTGGTGCTCGGCCAGCGAATGGCTGACGCGGCCATCGCTGAGCCGTTGCGTGCCCATTACTGGTCGCCGCAACCGCAGCTTGGTCTGGGCATGGCGTTGCGCGGCAGAGCCACTGCGGCGCTGGATATCTCCGACGGCCTGCTCGCCGACTGCGGGCATATTGCCTTGGCGTCGAAAGTCGGGGTTCAGGTAGAGCGCAACAAGCTGCCGTTGTCTAAGGCGCTGCTGGCCTTCCTCGGTCAGTCCGACGCTGAGCAAGCCGCCCTGAGCGGCGGTGACGATTACGTGCTGGCCTTCACCTTGCCGCCCGCCGAGTTGCCATCGTTGCTGGCGGACGGCTGGCCGATCCATGTGCTTGGGCAGGTCATAGCAGGGCAGGGAGTGACACTGCTGGACGCCGACGGACACGACATCACCCCGCCAATCCGGGGTTATCAACATTTTCGGGAGACACCGTGA
- a CDS encoding phosphatidylglycerophosphatase A, with protein MTDHPKQVPAEFVPPSVWRNPWHFLAFGFGSGTLPKAPGTWGSLVALPFIPLWQMLPDWGYWLMLGLTMLFGFWLCGKVADDLRVHDHEGIVWDEMVGMWITLWLVPEGWYWLLAGFLMFRFFDILKPWPIRWIDRHVHGGVGIMLDDVLAGVFAWLAMQGLVWLFA; from the coding sequence GTGACAGATCATCCCAAACAGGTCCCGGCAGAGTTCGTGCCGCCATCGGTGTGGCGCAATCCGTGGCATTTCCTGGCGTTCGGCTTCGGCTCGGGCACCCTGCCAAAAGCGCCGGGCACCTGGGGTTCGTTAGTGGCGTTACCCTTTATTCCGTTGTGGCAGATGCTGCCCGACTGGGGCTACTGGCTGATGCTCGGCCTCACCATGCTGTTCGGCTTCTGGCTGTGCGGCAAGGTCGCCGATGATTTGCGTGTGCACGACCATGAAGGCATCGTCTGGGACGAAATGGTCGGAATGTGGATCACCCTGTGGCTGGTGCCGGAAGGTTGGTATTGGTTGCTGGCGGGGTTCCTGATGTTCCGCTTCTTCGACATCCTCAAGCCGTGGCCGATTCGCTGGATCGACCGGCATGTGCACGGTGGCGTCGGGATCATGCTCGACGACGTACTGGCTGGTGTGTTTGCCTGGTTGGCGATGCAAGGGCTGGTGTGGCTTTTCGCCTGA
- a CDS encoding transporter substrate-binding domain-containing protein: MARWLMVMVFATFWSLARASEAPTPPSVIHLASEAWEDFTAADGRGLGWDLLREVFEPAGVKLDIRIEPYTRATGLAQRGEVDACVGAYRDEVSDVLYPRWSFDTDPIYALGLASNPTPTAENLGNYRLVWVRGYKYQAYLPNVRRYNEVVRRSGILSMLIQNRVDYYIDALDEVDSIVSRAKEPSQFQRTHIADLPLYLCFADTLRARQLMALFDQRMELLVKSGQLKPIFAKWKQPYPFGAD; this comes from the coding sequence ATGGCTCGCTGGTTGATGGTAATGGTTTTCGCGACGTTTTGGTCGCTCGCCCGGGCGAGTGAAGCACCGACGCCGCCGTCCGTGATTCACCTTGCCAGCGAAGCCTGGGAAGACTTCACCGCCGCCGATGGTCGTGGTTTGGGCTGGGACCTGCTGCGCGAGGTGTTCGAGCCGGCGGGCGTCAAACTGGATATTCGAATCGAACCGTATACGCGCGCCACGGGCCTGGCACAGCGTGGCGAAGTGGACGCCTGTGTCGGTGCCTATCGGGATGAAGTCAGCGACGTGCTCTATCCGCGCTGGAGTTTCGATACCGATCCCATCTATGCACTGGGCCTGGCCAGCAATCCGACACCGACCGCGGAAAACCTGGGCAATTATCGATTGGTCTGGGTGCGCGGCTACAAGTATCAGGCTTACCTGCCCAACGTGCGGCGCTATAACGAAGTTGTGCGGCGTAGCGGGATTCTGTCGATGCTGATTCAAAACCGCGTCGACTACTACATCGACGCGCTAGACGAGGTTGACTCCATCGTCAGCCGAGCCAAGGAGCCGTCGCAGTTTCAACGCACGCACATCGCGGATTTGCCACTGTACCTGTGCTTCGCCGATACACTCCGGGCACGCCAGCTGATGGCGTTGTTCGATCAGCGCATGGAACTGCTGGTAAAAAGCGGCCAGCTGAAACCGATCTTCGCAAAGTGGAAACAGCCGTACCCGTTTGGCGCAGACTGA
- the ribA gene encoding GTP cyclohydrolase II produces the protein MPVVFVAASKLPTPFAQFTMHGFLDEENGREHVVLSLGEFADGAPVLGRLHSECLTGDALFSQRCDCGSQLEAALQAIAREGRGVLLYLRQEGRGIGLLNKIRAYELQDGGADTVEANERLGFAADQRDYAMCLPMLEHLGVKSLRLMTNNPRKVKALTDMGIVVAERVPLHTGHNPHNKLYLATKASKLDHMMGNEHQGEVDRA, from the coding sequence GTGCCTGTCGTTTTTGTCGCCGCTTCCAAGCTGCCAACGCCTTTTGCGCAATTCACCATGCACGGCTTTCTCGATGAAGAAAACGGGCGCGAGCACGTGGTGCTGAGCCTGGGTGAGTTCGCCGACGGTGCTCCGGTACTCGGCCGGTTGCACTCCGAATGCCTGACCGGCGATGCCTTGTTCAGCCAGCGTTGCGACTGCGGCTCGCAGCTTGAGGCGGCGTTGCAGGCGATCGCCCGCGAAGGCCGTGGCGTGTTGCTCTACTTGCGTCAGGAAGGTCGCGGCATTGGCCTGCTGAACAAGATCCGCGCCTATGAATTGCAGGACGGCGGTGCCGATACGGTTGAAGCCAACGAACGTCTGGGCTTTGCCGCCGACCAGCGCGACTACGCCATGTGCCTGCCGATGCTGGAGCATCTGGGCGTGAAGTCCCTGCGTCTGATGACCAACAACCCACGCAAGGTCAAAGCCTTGACCGACATGGGCATTGTGGTCGCCGAGCGCGTGCCGTTGCACACCGGGCACAACCCGCACAACAAACTTTACCTGGCCACCAAGGCCAGCAAGCTTGACCACATGATGGGCAACGAGCATCAGGGCGAGGTTGACCGGGCGTGA
- a CDS encoding MFS transporter has translation MTRAQVRRRLSVSWWQYLALALLPLFVINGVFGQSEAILPVLAMPLFIAGVASMFVSLKFFGGYKHALIATQKALDTPEEPAAWIALAAKRRTALLVAGLPAWIGALAVFVGLEAVPLVLLALSTTVLFYLYRIPRQLG, from the coding sequence GTGACCCGCGCTCAGGTACGGCGGCGACTGTCCGTCAGCTGGTGGCAATACCTGGCGCTGGCCTTGCTGCCGCTGTTCGTGATCAACGGCGTATTCGGCCAGAGCGAGGCGATTCTGCCGGTGCTGGCCATGCCGTTGTTCATTGCCGGTGTGGCGTCGATGTTTGTCAGCCTGAAGTTCTTTGGCGGCTACAAGCACGCGCTGATCGCCACCCAGAAAGCCCTCGACACCCCTGAAGAGCCCGCCGCCTGGATCGCCCTGGCTGCAAAACGCCGCACCGCGTTGCTGGTCGCCGGTCTGCCTGCCTGGATCGGTGCGCTGGCGGTATTCGTTGGCCTTGAAGCCGTGCCGCTGGTGCTGCTCGCGCTGTCGACCACGGTGCTGTTCTACCTCTACCGTATCCCGCGTCAACTCGGCTGA